A section of the Candidatus Nitrosotenuis cloacae genome encodes:
- a CDS encoding VIT1/CCC1 transporter family protein codes for MKNVSEPRHAEPHLSESSGIRDFVFGFGDGINTSLGIAAGVGGADVSSNIIILAALVGMFTGAKAMAVQNYLAVKAQRELLRSEIAREEWEIDNKPDIERKEIEEIYRAKGFDGKDLEMVVNKITSNRKVWLDTMLTEELKLNIEVVGNPIKSAFRMFGAFLVGGILPIIPFFFLSGYLPLVIAIGISLSTSFMVGAVKSRLAQTNVLKGGLEMAGLGTGIALVGFGIGTELANFGIIDV; via the coding sequence ATGAAGAACGTAAGCGAACCTAGACACGCAGAGCCCCATCTATCGGAATCGAGCGGAATTAGGGACTTTGTATTCGGATTCGGCGACGGCATCAACACCTCGCTTGGAATCGCGGCCGGAGTGGGAGGGGCAGACGTCTCATCTAATATCATAATACTTGCAGCACTTGTAGGCATGTTCACTGGGGCAAAGGCAATGGCAGTGCAGAACTATCTTGCAGTAAAGGCGCAGCGGGAGCTACTCAGGTCGGAGATTGCCCGCGAGGAGTGGGAGATTGACAACAAGCCCGACATAGAAAGAAAGGAGATAGAGGAGATTTACCGTGCAAAGGGGTTCGATGGAAAGGACCTGGAGATGGTGGTAAACAAGATCACATCCAACAGAAAGGTCTGGCTTGATACGATGCTCACAGAGGAACTAAAGCTGAACATCGAGGTAGTGGGAAACCCGATAAAGAGCGCCTTTAGGATGTTTGGCGCGTTTTTGGTCGGCGGCATACTTCCGATAATACCGTTCTTCTTTTTGAGCGGCTACCTGCCACTAGTTATTGCAATCGGAATCAGCCTTTCGACTTCGTTTATGGTGGGGGCAGTAAAGTCACGACTTGCACAGACCAATGTTCTCAAGGGGGGACTGGAGATGGCAGGACTTGGAACGGGAATTGCACTTGTCGGCTTTGGAATAGGGACCGAACTTGCAAACTTTGGAATTATCGACGTCTAG
- the larB gene encoding nickel pincer cofactor biosynthesis protein LarB, with protein sequence MELLDILESLKMQKISVQEARKMLSLYSVEKIEDFAQIDMGRKYRKGIPEVIFAERKQPDEVRKIVKKVLAKSDSVLVSRIPKNDYKKIVAFAKKSGFKTSEGKNTTTVLIYKKSSKVSGGKVGIITAGTSDIGVAEEARLTCEAMKCTCVCSYDVGIAGMHRMFPVIKKFIEDEVDVIIVAAGMEGALASVVSSLVDVPVIGLPTSVGYGYGEKGVAALASMLQSCSLGLSVVNIDNGIGAGAVAANIANRAQARRR encoded by the coding sequence TTGGAGCTACTTGACATTTTAGAATCCCTAAAGATGCAAAAGATTAGCGTCCAGGAAGCAAGGAAGATGCTGTCGCTGTACTCTGTTGAAAAGATAGAGGATTTTGCGCAAATAGACATGGGACGAAAGTACAGAAAGGGAATACCGGAGGTCATCTTTGCGGAAAGAAAGCAGCCTGACGAGGTAAGAAAGATAGTCAAAAAGGTGCTTGCAAAATCCGACTCTGTTCTAGTATCAAGAATACCAAAGAACGACTATAAGAAAATCGTCGCCTTTGCAAAAAAGAGCGGATTTAAGACAAGTGAGGGCAAGAACACCACCACCGTTCTCATTTACAAAAAGTCATCAAAGGTATCAGGCGGAAAGGTTGGCATAATCACGGCAGGAACATCGGATATAGGCGTTGCAGAGGAGGCGCGCCTCACCTGCGAGGCCATGAAGTGCACGTGCGTCTGCAGCTATGACGTAGGTATTGCCGGCATGCACAGGATGTTCCCCGTGATAAAAAAATTCATCGAAGACGAGGTGGACGTGATAATAGTTGCAGCAGGCATGGAAGGCGCCCTTGCATCTGTGGTGTCATCCCTTGTCGACGTGCCGGTGATAGGACTTCCAACATCGGTCGGATACGGATATGGGGAAAAAGGCGTCGCAGCTCTTGCGTCGATGCTGCAGAGCTGCTCGCTTGGATTATCTGTAGTAAACATTGATAACGGAATTGGCGCAGGTGCCGTTGCTGCAAACATTGCAAACAGGGCGCAGGCTAGACGTCGATAA